A region from the Onthophagus taurus isolate NC chromosome 8, IU_Otau_3.0, whole genome shotgun sequence genome encodes:
- the LOC139431376 gene encoding uncharacterized protein: protein MESLNVTEKIKVDNSIVSYEYNSHQPFGSTSFGNNDEIRIGIPEIDNYTLPHESFLYVEGSVRKLDASGKATKDASATAKLVNNPVVFMFSDIRYLINGVQIDGVRNVGLTSCMNGYFSYTPHDIIKLANAGWNMGEDLLGQVVPTSPVTGAIMDKNGNFGWSVPLKTLIGFAEDFKTIVMNVRQELVLIRNNDDNDVLVNTVQEPLQLKIDKVVWRMPHLAVGLREQLALTKIAGRNIDLQIPFRSWEVHEYPSLPQTTKQSWAVKTAPQLETPRFIIIGFQTKKKGKQLANMATFDNVKLTNLTVYLNGERYPYDNLNVDFDSNRVAVLYDMYTRFQKSYYGKEGEPLLTPKQFIENYPLIGIDCTYQAEALHKSGVEIRIEFTTKNPIPDGTTAYCLVLHDKAFQYSPLTKIVKQMT from the coding sequence ATGGAGTCCTTAAACGTCACggagaaaataaaagtagataaTTCGATTGTAAGTTACGAATATAATTCCCATCAACCGTTTGGTTCTACTAGCTTCGGTAACAATGATGAAATTCGTATAGGCATACCCGAAATAGACAATTACACATTGCCTcatgaaagttttttgtatgTGGAAGGGAGCGTACGTAAACTGGATGCGAGTGGTAAAGCAACAAAAGATGCTAGTGCAACTGCAAAATTGGTAAATAATCCTGTAGTGTTTATGTTCAGTGATATTCGCTATCTTATAAATGGTGTTCAAATAGATGGAGTGAGAAACGTGGGGTTGACATCATGTATGAATGGATACTTTTCGTATACCCCTCACGATATAATAAAGTTGGCGAACGCAGGTTGGAACATGGGCGAGGATCTGCTAGGTCAAGTGGTCCCAACATCCCCTGTTACGGGTGCAATAAtggataaaaatggaaattttggaTGGAGTGTACCGCTAAAGACATTAATAGGGTTTGctgaagattttaaaacaattgtgATGAATGTGAGACAAGAGCTAGTGTTAATTCgtaataatgatgataatgatgTGCTTGTGAATACGGTACAAGAACCGTTAcagttaaaaatcgataaagttgTGTGGAGAATGCCCCATCTAGCCGTAGGCTTACGAGAACAATTAGCTCTAACAAAAATAGCAGGACGAAATATTGATCTGCAAATACCTTTTCGCAGTTGGGAAGTACATGAATATCCTTCTTTACCTCAAACAACAAAGCAGTCATGGGCTGTGAAAACAGCTCCGCAGTTGGAAACACctagatttataataattgggtttcaaacaaagaagaaaggaaaacAGTTGGCGAATATGGCAACCTTTGATAATGTAAAACTCACCAATTTGACGGTATACCTAAACGGTGAACGCTACCCATACGATAATCTGAACGTGGACTTTGATAGTAATCGTGTCGCAGTGTTATATGACATGTATACACGCTTTCAAAAGTCCTACTATGGGAAGGAAGGAGAACCATTACTCACTccgaaacaatttattgaaaattatccactgATTGGAATTGATTGTACATATCAAGCAGAAGCGCTACACAAAAGTGGGGTAGAAATACGGATAGAATTTACGACAAAAAATCCGATTCCTGATGGTACCACAGCATACTGTTTAGTTTTACATGATAAGGCGTTTCAATATTCTCCACtaacaaaaatcgtcaaacAAATGACTTGA
- the LOC139431375 gene encoding uncharacterized protein — translation MGKSSISNPNHHSTCLSTTNASLEKSIQRFWELESTPKETSLSSSEEMCESHFKKNCQLTSSGRLMVSLPFKTKEPVLGNSYTMALKRFLLLENRLLKNPALKDDYVKFMKDYLESNHMTRLSLLKSPSEKSYYIPHHCIVREDSLSTKLRVVFDASAITSNGISLNDNLLIGPKLQQDIVKILMSFRWFNYAFICDIKQMYRQILISPSDRPFQKILWRFSPAEPIEEYCLNTVTYGVASAPSLALRTLLELANKYENYYPRAATVLRNHVYVDDIVAGAQSINEALKVQQELIDLLGRGSFELRKWASNCKEILRSVSNTDLSMPISLDYDDTHCGKVLGLQWNNTSDQFQYSFSSRQAPCTKRSILSEIARIYDPLGFLTPCTLKAKIYMQQLWQLKISWDETPPLHVTENWKTFKNNLPVLSEWSLPRLMIPIKTQSVQLHLFCDASQQGYCTVAYLRSKTDTSITTSFICAKARVAPLKTISIPRLELCGAVLLADMLQNIKETLSPLIDFKSITAWSDSQVTLAWIASTPSRWKVFVANRVSHINNILPSTSWRYIPSSSNPADCGSRGMFRDQLIATELWWKGPSWLNKSPEYWPSINKIPETEDILREQQQKFVQTTEIKTNIIDILLNKFSSLSKIQRILAYIQRFLNLCQRQKGCSGINLSLFEVQQALTTMLRHVQNQHFSSLFISIKNNQLPPKPLRKLAPFIDREGLIRVGGRLKYAVIPFDHKHPVLLPKTNRVSEL, via the coding sequence ATGGGAAAATCTTCTATTTCCAATCCAAATCATCACTCAACTTGCCTTTCAACCACCAATGCCTCGCttgaaaaatcgattcaaaGATTTTGGGAATTGGAATCCACACCAAAAGAAACATCATTATCATCATCAGAAGAAATGTGTGAatctcattttaaaaagaactgtCAACTTACCTCCTCTGGTCGGTTAATGGTTTCCTTGCCATTCAAAACAAAGGAACCCGTTCTTGGAAATTCTTATACTATGGcgttaaaacgttttttgttATTGGAAAATCGACTCCTGAAGAATCCTGCATTAAAAGATgattatgttaaatttatgaagGATTATCTTGAATCTAATCACATGACACGTTTGTCATTATTAAAATCTCCTTCTGAAAAATCCTATTATATACCACATCATTGTATTGTTCGAGAAGATAGTCTTTCTACAAAACTTAGAGTGGTTTTTGACGCCTCTGCCATAACGTCTAATGGCATATCattaaatgataatttattaattgggCCCAAGCTTCAGCAGGATATCGTAAAAATCTTAATGTCATTTAGATGGTTCAACTATGCATTCATCTGCGATATTAAGCAGATGTATCGGCAAATTTTGATATCCCCTTCTGATCGGCCGTTTCAGAAGATCTTATGGCGGTTCTCTCCTGCAGAACCGATAGAGGAATATTGTTTAAACACAGTAACGTATGGCGTAGCGTCGGCACCTTCTCTGGCTTTACGGACCTTATTGGAATTGGCCAACAAATATGAGAATTACTATCCTAGAGCAGCTACGGTTTTACGCAACCATGTGTATGTGGATGACATCGTTGCAGGAGCCCAATCGATAAATGAAGCTTTGAAAGTACAGCAGGAATTGATTGATCTATTGGGAAGAGGAAGCTTTGAGCTAAGAAAATGGGCGAGCAATTGTAAAGAAATATTACGTTCTGTGTCCAATACTGACCTTTCAATGCCAATATCCTTGGATTATGATGACACTCATTGCGGAAAAGTGCTTGGATTACAATGGAATAATACCTCCGATCAATTCCAGTACTCTTTCTCCTCTCGTCAGGCTCCTTGTACCAAAAGATCTATATTATCAGAGATCGCTCGAATATACGATCCCCTAGGGTTTCTTACTCCATGTACCCTCAAAGCAAAAATTTACATGCAGCAGTTATGGCAACTAAAAATATCTTGGGATGAAACTCCTCCGCTCCATGTAACTGAAAATtggaaaacatttaaaaacaatctTCCAGTGTTATCCGAATGGAGTTTACCTCGATTAATGATTCCAATTAAAACTCAATCGGTGCAACTTCATTTATTCTGCGACGCTTCTCAACAGGGGTATTGCACAGTTGCCTATTTACGCTCTAAAACTGACACCTCCATAACCACATCTTTCATATGTGCTAAAGCTCGTGTCGCACCTCTGAAGACGATTTCAATTCCACGTTTGGAATTGTGTGGCGCAGTTCTTCTTGCAGACATGTTGCAAAATATTAAGGAAACATTGTCTCCACttatagattttaaatcaattaccGCCTGGTCGGATTCGCAAGTCACCTTGGCGTGGATTGCTTCCACCCCAAGTCGTTGGAAGGTCTTCGTCGCTAATCGTGTGTCTCACATAAATAACATTCTGCCGTCAACTTCTTGGAGATACATTCCCTCGTCCTCTAATCCCGCTGACTGCGGATCTAGAGGCATGTTCCGAGATCAACTAATTGCCACAGAATTGTGGTGGAAAGGTCCCTCATGGCTTAATAAATCCCCAGAATATtggccatctatcaataaaattcctgAAACAGAAGATATTCTACGTGAACAACAACAGAAATTCGTTCAAACTactgaaattaaaactaatatcATTGATAttcttttgaataaattttcctCACTATCAAAAATTCAACGTATCCTAGCATACATTCAAAGATTCCTAAATCTATGTCAAAGGCAAAAAGGATGTTCTGGTATAAACTTATCTTTGTTTGAAGTTCAGCAGGCTTTAACTACTATGCTCCGCCACGTTCAGAATCAACACTTTTCGTCACTGTTCATTTCCATAAAAAATAACCAATTACCCCCTAAACCTCTTCGAAAATTGGCTCCGTTCATTGATAGAGAGGGTTTAATTAGGGTGGGCGGGCGTTTAAAATATGCAGTGATACCATTTGATCATAAACACCCAGTGTTGTTACCAAAAACTAATCGGGTCAGTGAACTGTAG